TCGACCCTGGCCAGGCCGAAGCCTGCGACCAGTACCTGCAAGCCATGGATCAACTGCGCCTGGCCATCAACCAGGGACTGTTCCTGGGCCTTGAAGACTTCGAATGCCATTTCGCCCTGTACCCACCGGGGGCGTTCTACCGCCGGCACCTGGACCGCTTCCGCGACGACGACCGACGCATGGTATCGGCGGTGCTCTACCTCAATGAAGACTGGCAGCCCCAGGATGGTGGCCAGCTGCGCATGTTCCTGGCAGACACCGTGGAGCACGATGTGCAGCCGCTGGCTGGGACTCTGGTAGTGTTTCTGTCCGGCGAAGTGCCCCATGAAGTGCTGCCTGCCGGGCGTGAGCGGCTGTCATTGACGGGCTGGTTCAGGCGCCGTGGCAATGACCCGTTCTGACCTGCCCAAGGTGCTGGTCAGCGCCTGCCTGCTGGGGCAACCGGTGCGCTATGACGGGCGCAGCAGCGGCCATCCTGATCTTTTGCAACGCTGGCAGGCCGAGGGTCGCGTAGTGCCGTTGTGCCCGGAAGTGGCCGGTGGGTTGCCAACACCCCGGCCAGCTGCGGAAATTCCTGGCGGGCAGGGTGGTGCGGTGCTCGATGGCAATGCGCAGGTGCTGACGGTGGCGGGCAAGGATGTCAGTGCGGCCTTTCTGGCCGGGGCGCAGCAGGCGCTGGCGTTGGTGCGCCGGCATGCCATCCGCGTGGCGGTGCTCAAGGCTGGCAGCCCTTCGTGCGGTAACCGGTTGACCTACGATGGCACCTTCGGTGGGGTGAAGGTGCCGGGGGAGGGGGTGACCACGGCGTTACTGCGGCGCGAAGGTGTGCTGGTGTTCAGCGAGTTGGAGCTGGAAGAGGCGCAGCGGGCATTGGCTGAAGTGTGATGTTGACTGTGCTGGCGCTATCGCCGGCAAGCCGGCTTCTACATGGACAGCGTGGAACCCTGTGGGAGCCGGCTTGCCGGCGATAGGGCCGCTACGGTCAAGAAAGCCCTTACTGCCCGGTAGCCGTCTCCTGCACGCCCTTGAACCACTTCTGCTCAAGCTCCGACGTGTACCCCTTGTCCTTGAGCCGCTGCAGGGCGTTGTTCAATGCGCTCTTGAACGCCGGGTTGTCCTTCTGGAACGGGATCACGAACTTCTTCTCGCCGAACGGCTGGCTGACATCGAACGGGCCTTGCGCCTCGGCTGAACCACCAGCAGCACTAAAGGCCACATCGTACTTGCCACCTTCGACGCCCGGCAGCAATTCTGCCGCCTGCGCCTCGATGAATTCGGCGCGCAGGTCGAGTTCCTTGGCCAGCGCCTGGCCGAACTCGATCTCGAAACCGGTCAGGTGGTCATTTTCCTTGAACGCGTATGGCGGGCTATCGGCCTGCACGGCAATTCGCAGTTCGCCCCGGTCGGCGATTTCGTCTATCAGCTCAGCTTGAGCCAATGGCGTGATCAGTACTGCCAGCAGTACGCCTATGGTCGAACGCATCTAATGCCCCTTTTCTTTTTTGGCAGTTGAATAACTAACGCCGCAACTTTGTTCCCTCGTCGCGGTCGAGCGCAGCCTATGACCTTGAAGCCTTGGCGAGGTTTAACCCTAACTGAAATATTTCTCTTTGTGGGCTATGGTGAACTTCCGCCGCCGTCGATCTTTCTGGTTGCGGTCTTTAAGTGAATCACAGGAGAAGTGAATGAACAGCCTATTTTCGCGTGCTGCCGTTGCCGGTCTGCTGATGGGAGCCGCCGTAGTGGCCAGCGCCGCAGATGCGCTGAAGAGCCAGGAACCGCCCAAGGGCGCCGAGGTCTTCATCGTTTCCCCCAAAGATGGCGCAACGGTCGACAAGACCTTCACCGTCAAGTTCGGCATCAAGGGCATGAAGCTCAAACCAGCGGGTGACCAGACGCCACACACGGGCCATCACCACTTGCTGGTGGATGTGAAAGACAAACCTGCTGCCGATCAGCCACTGCCTACCAGCCTCATGCCAGAGAGCGGTGTAGCGCTGCCGGCCGGCCCGCAAGTGCTGCATTTCGGCAAGGCACAGACCGAGACCACCATTACCCTGACGCCCGGCAAGCACACCCTGCAACTGGTGCTGGGTGACCAGTACCATGTGCCGTTCAAGCCGATGGTCGAGTCGCAGAAGATCACGGTTACGGTCAAGTAACGTCAGTACATAAGCAGCAGCTAAAGAAAAGGGAGGCCACCAGGGCCTCCCTTTTTCATACAGCGGTCACACTCAGAACAGTACGCGCGAGCGGATGGTGCCCTTGACCTGTTGCAGCTTCTCTTGCGCAAGGTCGGAGTACTCGGCGTCGACGTCGATTACCACGTAACCGACTTTCTCGTTGGTCTGCAGGAACTGACCGGAGATGTTGATGCCGTTCTCGGCGAAGACTTTGTTGATCTCGCTGAGCACGCCCGGGATGTTTTCGTGGATGTGCAGCAGGCGGTGCTTGCCTGGGTGGGCCGGCAGGGCCACTTCCGGGAAGTTGACCGACGACACGGAGGTACCGTTGTCGCTGTACTTGACCAGCTTCTCGGCCACTTCCAGGCCAATGTTGGCCTGGGCTTCGGCGGTGGAACCACCGATGTGCGGGGTCAGGATCACGTTGTCCAGGCCACGCAGTGGGCTTTCGAACTCTTCGTCGTTGGAGCGCGGCTCGACTGGGAACACGTCGATAGCGGCGCCGATCAGGTGCTTGTCCTTGATCGCTGCGGCCAGGTGGTCCAGTTCGACCACGGTACCGCGGGCGGCGTTGATCAGGATCGAGCCCTTCTTCATCGCACGGATTTCTTTCTCGCCGATCATCCACTGGGTGGACGGCAGCTCAGGCACGTGCAACGACACGATGTCGGCCAGGCCCAGCAGTTCGAGCAGGCTGGTGACCTGAACGGCGTTGCCCAGCGGCAGCTTGGTCAGCGGGTCGTAGAAGTAGACCTGCATGCCAAGGCTCTCGGCCAGTACCGACAGCTGGGTACCGATCGAGCCGTAACCCACGATACCCAGCTTCTTGCCACGGATTTCGAAGGAGTTCGCCGCGCTCTTGATCCAGCCGCCACGGTGGCAGGAAGCGTTTTTCTCAGGAATGCCGCGCAGCAGCAGGATGGCTTCGGCCAGCACCAGTTCGGCTACCGAACGGGTATTGGAGTACGGCGCGTTGAACACGGCGATACCGCGGGCGCGGGCAGCTTCCAGGTCGACTTGGTTGGTGCCGATGCAGAAGCAGCCGACAGCGACCAGTTTCTTGGCGCAGTCGAAGATTTCTTCAGTCAGCTGGGTGCGCGAACGGATGCCGATGAAGTGGGCATCAGCGATCTTTTCCTTCAGCTCGGCTTCCGGCAACGAACCAGTGAGGTATTCGATGTTGGTGTAGCCGGCAGCCTTGAGGGTATCGACCGCGTTCTGGTGCACACCTTCAAGAAGAAGGAACCTGATCTTGCTCTTGTCGAGAGAAGTCTTGCTCATCTGCGTAAACCTGTATCCCGGAGAAAAAATGGCGAGGAGTGATGCTAGGCGCAGCGGCGGCCTTAGCATGAACAGCGGGAGGGCTATGCTAGCATACGCGACACAATCTGAGCTTATCCCGACAGGTGAAGAGTGCTCAGGGTGACTATGAATAAGTCGAGAGTTCCAGCGATGACCCACCCCGCGGTAATTGATGAACTGATGACCCTTGTCGACCCTGGCAAGGTCCTGACTGACGCGGCTTCGCTGGAAGCCTACGGCAAAGACTGGACCAAGCATTACCCGCCAGCGCCCACGGCCATCGTGTTTCCCAAGACTGTGGAACAGGTGCAGGCGATCGTCGGCTGGGCCAATCGCCATCATGTCGCGCTGGTGCCGTCGGGTGGTCGCACCGGGCTGTCCGCCGGGGCCGTGGCGGCCAATGGCGAGGTTGTCGTTTCCTTCGATTACATGAACCAGATTCTCGCTTTCAATGCCTTCGACCGCACCGTGGTCTGCCAGCCTGGCGTCATAACCCGCCAGTTGCAGAGCTTTGCCGAGGAGCAAGGCTTGTATTACCCGGTGGACTTCGCCTCCAGTGGCTCCAGCCAGATCGGCGGCAACATCGGCACCAATGCGGGCGGCATCAAGGTGATTCGCTACGGCATGACCCGCAACTGGGTGGCCGGGCTGAAAGTGGTCACCGGCAAGGGCGAGCTGCTCGAACTGAACAAGGACCTGATCAAGAACGCCACCGGTTATGACCTGCGCCAATTGTTCATCGGCGCCGAAGGCACCCTGGGCTTCGTGGTCGAGGCGACCATGCGCCTGGACCGTGCCCCGCGCAACCTCACCGCGATGGTGCTGGGCACGCCGGATTTCGACTCGATCATGCCGGTGCTGCATGCCTTCCAGGGCAAACTCGACCTCACCGCGTTCGAGTTCTTCTCCGATAAAGGCCTGGCCAAGATCATGGCGCGGGGCGATGTGCCGGCGCCGTTCGCCACCGACTGCCCGTTCTATGCCTTGCTGGAGTTCGAGGCCAGTACCGATTCGGTGGCCAATGAAGCGTTGGCCACCTTCGAGCACTGCGTGGAACAGGGCTGGGTGCTGGACGGGGTGATGAGCCAGAGCGAAACCCAGCTCAAGAACCTGTGGAAGCTGCGCGAATACCTGTCGGAAACCATCTCTCACTGGACGCCGTACAAGAACGACATTTCCGTCACCGTATCCAAGGTGCCGGCGTTCCTGCGCGACATCGACGCCATCGTCAGCGAGCACTACCCACATTACGAAGTGGTCTGGTACGGGCATATCGGCGACGGCAATCTGCACCTGAACATCCTCAAGCCCGAGCACATGAGCAAGGATGACTTCTTCGCCTCGTGCACCAAGGTCAACAAGTGGGTATTCGAGATCGTCCAGCGCTACAACGGGTCGATCTCTGCCGAGCACGGTGTGGGCATGACCAAGCGTGACTACTTGGGATACAGCCGCTCGCCGGATGAAATTGCCTGCATGAAGGCAATAAAGGCCGTCTTCGACCCTAACGGCATCATGAATCCGGGTAAGATCTTCGCTCCTGAATAAAAAGCAGCAAGCCTAGGAGTCGGCCATGAGTTACCAGCACCAGTACGTAGACGGCACGCGCATCCACTTCCCGCTGGGCAAGGTGGTGTGTATCGGCCGCAACTATGC
The Pseudomonas sp. KU43P genome window above contains:
- a CDS encoding FAD-binding oxidoreductase gives rise to the protein MTHPAVIDELMTLVDPGKVLTDAASLEAYGKDWTKHYPPAPTAIVFPKTVEQVQAIVGWANRHHVALVPSGGRTGLSAGAVAANGEVVVSFDYMNQILAFNAFDRTVVCQPGVITRQLQSFAEEQGLYYPVDFASSGSSQIGGNIGTNAGGIKVIRYGMTRNWVAGLKVVTGKGELLELNKDLIKNATGYDLRQLFIGAEGTLGFVVEATMRLDRAPRNLTAMVLGTPDFDSIMPVLHAFQGKLDLTAFEFFSDKGLAKIMARGDVPAPFATDCPFYALLEFEASTDSVANEALATFEHCVEQGWVLDGVMSQSETQLKNLWKLREYLSETISHWTPYKNDISVTVSKVPAFLRDIDAIVSEHYPHYEVVWYGHIGDGNLHLNILKPEHMSKDDFFASCTKVNKWVFEIVQRYNGSISAEHGVGMTKRDYLGYSRSPDEIACMKAIKAVFDPNGIMNPGKIFAPE
- a CDS encoding substrate-binding periplasmic protein, which translates into the protein MRSTIGVLLAVLITPLAQAELIDEIADRGELRIAVQADSPPYAFKENDHLTGFEIEFGQALAKELDLRAEFIEAQAAELLPGVEGGKYDVAFSAAGGSAEAQGPFDVSQPFGEKKFVIPFQKDNPAFKSALNNALQRLKDKGYTSELEQKWFKGVQETATGQ
- a CDS encoding 2OG-Fe(II) oxygenase: MRAMHISPEHPMLAAVVDDLATHGWSQQALFLPADLVRALATECRRRDAEGELNPAGVGRGVAQEVREAIRGDQIQWIDPGQAEACDQYLQAMDQLRLAINQGLFLGLEDFECHFALYPPGAFYRRHLDRFRDDDRRMVSAVLYLNEDWQPQDGGQLRMFLADTVEHDVQPLAGTLVVFLSGEVPHEVLPAGRERLSLTGWFRRRGNDPF
- a CDS encoding DUF4399 domain-containing protein, producing MNSLFSRAAVAGLLMGAAVVASAADALKSQEPPKGAEVFIVSPKDGATVDKTFTVKFGIKGMKLKPAGDQTPHTGHHHLLVDVKDKPAADQPLPTSLMPESGVALPAGPQVLHFGKAQTETTITLTPGKHTLQLVLGDQYHVPFKPMVESQKITVTVK
- a CDS encoding DUF523 domain-containing protein, coding for MTRSDLPKVLVSACLLGQPVRYDGRSSGHPDLLQRWQAEGRVVPLCPEVAGGLPTPRPAAEIPGGQGGAVLDGNAQVLTVAGKDVSAAFLAGAQQALALVRRHAIRVAVLKAGSPSCGNRLTYDGTFGGVKVPGEGVTTALLRREGVLVFSELELEEAQRALAEV
- the serA gene encoding phosphoglycerate dehydrogenase, producing the protein MSKTSLDKSKIRFLLLEGVHQNAVDTLKAAGYTNIEYLTGSLPEAELKEKIADAHFIGIRSRTQLTEEIFDCAKKLVAVGCFCIGTNQVDLEAARARGIAVFNAPYSNTRSVAELVLAEAILLLRGIPEKNASCHRGGWIKSAANSFEIRGKKLGIVGYGSIGTQLSVLAESLGMQVYFYDPLTKLPLGNAVQVTSLLELLGLADIVSLHVPELPSTQWMIGEKEIRAMKKGSILINAARGTVVELDHLAAAIKDKHLIGAAIDVFPVEPRSNDEEFESPLRGLDNVILTPHIGGSTAEAQANIGLEVAEKLVKYSDNGTSVSSVNFPEVALPAHPGKHRLLHIHENIPGVLSEINKVFAENGINISGQFLQTNEKVGYVVIDVDAEYSDLAQEKLQQVKGTIRSRVLF